A genomic window from Ideonella sp. WA131b includes:
- a CDS encoding type I secretion system permease/ATPase: MDAAWDLDNDALAHAIAWLTRHHGRERSPESLLATLPVQGRLAPDQALRALAEAGFSAGLVQRAIPELNELLLPAVLLLKEGDACIVVARHPQTPGEGSRYDIVMPGREHHACQATEAELAAEYTGVALVATPRPQVHAGTTEGDARLLADPAQHWLWGTIRRFVPYYRSALLAALLSNVLMLVTGLVTSVIFDKVIPHQAFVTLWALAIGGALALVFDLTARQLRTHLIDLAGRKADLLVGSILFRQTLALRMEQRPQSAGAYAHHLAQVEQVREFFASATLTAISDLPFIVVFVAMVFVVGGPLGWVLVTAIPLLLLGAALLQGGLRRATMAQMHQTADLHGVLVEAVDGIEDLKAAGAQGRFLRQYEDATAMQASSQLQMRRLQALTMNVAAVVQQAVTLVLLVWGVYLIHAQVITGGALIGAVMFAGRALAPLSSVVQLATRYQGARAAMRALDHVMQQPTERETGKVYVPRRELTGQLALVEASFAYPAPAIAGAAAPGQGPLVLQRATLRFQPGERVAILGRIGSGKSTVLRLLAGLYQPVQGQVEADGIDLRQIDPADYRAKVGFVAQDPRLFSGTLRDNVLLDRPAADAARLAEVATLTGLDRLVASHPQGWELPVGEGGSLLSGGQRQLVALARCLVTRPRILLMDEPTSSMDAQSEMAFLRQLRQAAQDCTLVVVTHRPAVLELVNRIVVVDAGRVVMDGPKEQVLAALSGAKPSAPPAGAPSNVHLHPSSQPVQREASV, translated from the coding sequence GTGGACGCTGCCTGGGACCTGGACAACGACGCGCTGGCGCACGCCATCGCGTGGTTGACGCGTCACCACGGCCGCGAGCGCAGCCCCGAGTCGCTGCTGGCCACGCTGCCCGTGCAGGGCCGGTTGGCGCCGGACCAGGCCCTGCGCGCGCTCGCCGAGGCCGGCTTCAGCGCGGGCCTGGTGCAGCGCGCGATTCCGGAGCTCAACGAGCTGCTGCTGCCGGCGGTGCTGCTGCTGAAGGAGGGCGACGCCTGCATCGTCGTGGCGCGGCATCCCCAGACCCCGGGTGAAGGCAGCCGCTACGACATCGTCATGCCCGGCCGCGAGCACCACGCCTGCCAGGCCACCGAGGCCGAGCTGGCGGCCGAATACACCGGCGTGGCGCTGGTGGCCACGCCACGCCCGCAGGTCCACGCCGGCACCACGGAAGGCGACGCCAGGCTGCTGGCCGACCCCGCGCAGCACTGGCTCTGGGGCACCATCCGCCGCTTCGTGCCCTACTACCGCAGCGCGCTGCTGGCGGCGCTGCTGTCCAACGTGCTGATGCTGGTGACGGGCCTCGTCACCTCGGTCATCTTCGACAAGGTGATTCCGCACCAGGCCTTCGTCACGCTGTGGGCGCTGGCCATCGGCGGTGCTTTGGCGCTGGTGTTCGACCTCACTGCGCGGCAGCTGCGCACGCACCTCATCGACCTGGCCGGCCGCAAGGCCGACCTGCTGGTGGGCAGCATCCTCTTCCGCCAGACGCTGGCGCTGCGCATGGAGCAGCGGCCGCAGTCGGCGGGCGCCTACGCGCACCACCTGGCGCAGGTGGAGCAGGTGCGCGAGTTCTTCGCCTCGGCCACGCTGACGGCGATCTCCGACCTGCCCTTCATCGTTGTCTTCGTGGCCATGGTCTTCGTGGTGGGCGGGCCCCTGGGTTGGGTGCTGGTGACCGCGATCCCGCTGCTGCTGCTGGGTGCGGCGCTGCTGCAGGGCGGCCTGCGCCGCGCGACGATGGCGCAGATGCACCAGACCGCCGACCTGCACGGCGTGCTGGTGGAGGCCGTGGACGGCATCGAGGACCTCAAGGCTGCGGGCGCGCAGGGCCGCTTCCTGCGCCAGTACGAAGACGCCACCGCGATGCAGGCCAGCAGCCAGCTGCAGATGCGCCGGCTTCAGGCCCTGACCATGAACGTGGCCGCCGTCGTGCAGCAGGCCGTGACCTTGGTGCTGCTGGTGTGGGGCGTGTACCTCATCCATGCCCAGGTCATCACCGGCGGGGCGCTGATCGGGGCTGTGATGTTTGCCGGCCGCGCGCTGGCCCCGCTGTCCAGCGTGGTGCAGCTGGCCACGCGCTACCAGGGCGCGCGTGCCGCCATGCGGGCGCTCGACCACGTGATGCAGCAACCCACCGAGCGCGAGACCGGAAAGGTCTACGTGCCCCGGCGCGAGCTCACCGGCCAGCTGGCGCTGGTGGAGGCCTCGTTCGCCTACCCGGCACCGGCAATAGCCGGCGCAGCGGCGCCCGGCCAGGGCCCGCTGGTGCTGCAGCGCGCGACCCTGCGCTTCCAGCCCGGCGAGCGCGTGGCCATCCTCGGGCGCATCGGCAGCGGCAAGAGCACGGTGCTGCGCCTGCTGGCCGGGCTGTACCAGCCGGTGCAGGGCCAGGTGGAGGCCGATGGCATCGACCTGCGCCAGATCGACCCCGCGGATTACCGTGCCAAGGTGGGTTTCGTGGCGCAGGACCCGCGCCTGTTCAGTGGCACGCTCCGCGACAATGTGCTGCTCGACCGGCCGGCGGCCGACGCCGCGCGGCTGGCCGAGGTGGCCACGCTCACCGGGCTGGACCGCCTCGTGGCCAGCCACCCGCAGGGCTGGGAGCTGCCGGTCGGCGAGGGCGGTTCGCTGCTCAGCGGCGGCCAGCGCCAGCTGGTGGCGCTGGCGCGCTGCCTCGTCACGCGGCCGCGCATCCTGCTGATGGACGAGCCCACGAGCTCGATGGACGCGCAGAGCGAAATGGCCTTCCTGCGCCAGCTGCGTCAGGCGGCCCAGGACTGCACGCTGGTCGTGGTGACGCACCGCCCCGCGGTCCTGGAGCTGGTGAACCGCATCGTCGTCGTCGACGCCGGCCGTGTGGTGATGGACGGGCCGAAGGAGCAGGTGCTGGCGGCCCTGTCCGGCGCAAAGCCTTCCGCGCCGCCCGCCGGCGCGCCGAGCAACGTGCACCTGCATCCGAGCTCGCAGCCGGTGCAGCGTGAGGCATCGGTATGA
- a CDS encoding HlyD family efflux transporter periplasmic adaptor subunit, protein MSLFSKPTGRALDQADMPYVSPVAAAQVVEPAPAASWAVYLMLAALAVALGWAALAQVDIVAKAPARVVPEGREQVIASLEGGILREMLVREGQTVAKGQPLALLDPTRVEAQQAEGATRRAALQAAVIRLTAEVNGRAPEFPGELPGTVVEAEMDSYSARQRVLTEALAAQQRSIALLGRELGVAQALSSKGLMSEVEVMRLQRQVNELQLQVAERGNRFRQDAQAELVRARNELALLDEQMVVRDDALRRSTLVSPVKGIVKVIRHHTPGGVVAAGATVMEVVPVADSVLIEARVQPADIGFVRVGQPVEIKLSAYEYTIFGALKGRVEVLSPDALGDPERAAQPGGHLVPRAGAGRRGRPGAPGPRACPCCRG, encoded by the coding sequence ATGAGTCTGTTCTCCAAACCCACCGGCCGCGCGCTCGACCAGGCCGACATGCCCTATGTCAGCCCGGTGGCTGCGGCGCAGGTGGTGGAGCCGGCGCCCGCGGCGAGCTGGGCCGTCTACCTGATGCTGGCGGCGCTGGCCGTGGCGCTGGGTTGGGCCGCGCTGGCGCAGGTGGACATCGTCGCCAAGGCGCCGGCCCGCGTGGTGCCCGAAGGGCGCGAGCAGGTGATTGCCAGCCTTGAAGGCGGCATCCTGCGCGAGATGCTGGTGCGCGAGGGCCAGACGGTGGCCAAGGGGCAGCCGCTGGCGCTGCTGGACCCCACGCGCGTCGAGGCCCAGCAGGCCGAAGGGGCCACGCGCCGCGCTGCGCTGCAGGCTGCGGTCATTCGCCTCACGGCCGAGGTGAACGGCCGCGCGCCCGAGTTTCCCGGCGAGCTGCCGGGCACCGTCGTCGAGGCCGAGATGGACAGCTACTCGGCGCGGCAGCGTGTGCTGACCGAGGCACTGGCGGCCCAGCAGCGCAGCATCGCGCTGCTCGGCCGCGAGCTCGGCGTGGCCCAAGCCCTGTCGAGCAAGGGCCTGATGAGCGAGGTCGAGGTGATGCGCCTGCAGCGCCAGGTCAACGAGCTGCAGCTGCAGGTGGCCGAACGCGGCAACCGCTTCCGGCAGGACGCACAGGCCGAGCTGGTGAGGGCGCGCAACGAGTTGGCGCTGCTCGACGAGCAGATGGTGGTGCGCGACGACGCGCTGCGTCGCAGCACGCTGGTCTCGCCCGTGAAGGGCATCGTCAAGGTGATCCGCCACCACACGCCGGGCGGCGTGGTGGCCGCAGGGGCCACGGTGATGGAGGTGGTGCCGGTGGCCGACAGCGTGCTGATCGAGGCCCGTGTGCAGCCGGCCGACATCGGCTTCGTGCGCGTGGGGCAGCCGGTGGAGATCAAGCTCAGTGCCTATGAGTACACGATCTTTGGCGCGCTCAAGGGCCGGGTGGAGGTGCTGAGCCCCGACGCCCTGGGCGACCCCGAGCGCGCCGCCCAGCCCGGCGGCCACCTGGTACCGCGCGCTGGTGCGGGCCGACGCGGCCGGCCTGGAGCACCAGGGCCGCGTGCTTGCCCGTGCTGCCGGGGATGA
- a CDS encoding DUF2145 domain-containing protein — protein MEATSAGLSGARRWRCWGRRYSANAWAHGLVYQNCNQWLGELLADWPGARRAATQPREHGPASGCATQGYRGDRLPAAGADLHRAHRLQPLAQPRRPPRASSWPRRASRSAMPAAIEAFVQPTCTRRPSASSSATRRPPHGACAGAGQPIADGCVAAEGDEVTDLT, from the coding sequence CTGGAGGCCACGAGCGCTGGACTCAGCGGCGCACGGCGCTGGCGCTGCTGGGGCCGGCGCTACAGCGCCAACGCCTGGGCCCACGGCCTCGTCTACCAGAACTGCAACCAGTGGCTGGGCGAGCTGCTGGCCGACTGGCCTGGGGCGCGCCGCGCAGCGACGCAGCCGCGGGAGCACGGCCCAGCCAGTGGCTGCGCGACACAGGGCTACCGCGGCGACCGACTTCCAGCTGCCGGGGCGGACCTTCACCGGGCTCACCGCCTTCAGCCCCTGGCTCAACCGCGACGACCACCCCGAGCGAGCAGCTGGCCCAGGCGCGCTTCGAGGTCAGCCATGCCGGCCGCCATCGAGGCCTTCGTGCAGCCGACGTGCACCCGCAGGCCGAGCGCTTCGAGCTCTGCCACACGACGACCGCCGCATGGTGCGTGCGCCGGGGCTGGACAGCCCATCGCCGACGGCTGCGTGGCGGCCGAGGGCGACGAGGTCACGGACCTGACGTGA
- a CDS encoding LysR family transcriptional regulator has protein sequence METKWLEDFVSLAETRSFSRSAQLRHVTQPAFSRRIQALEAWAGIDLVDRSAYPTRLTAAGETLHAQALEVLEALQATRNMMRSHQAADQDMIEFAVPHTLAFTFFPHWLMDLRQNFGGVKTRLTALNVHDAALRLTEGGCDLLIAYHHPSQPLRLSDDRYEMLALSSETLAPYAKAGADGRPMFTLPGSAGQRVPFLSYAPGAYMAGLVDAIRKQAGEPLALEPIYETDMAEGLKAMALEGHGLAFLPHSSVRKELKARRLVAASADPLLSLTMEVRIYRERPEAARHRKPAVQALWDYLETQGQP, from the coding sequence ATGGAGACAAAGTGGCTGGAGGACTTCGTGAGCCTGGCCGAGACGCGCAGCTTCTCGCGCTCGGCGCAGTTGCGGCACGTCACGCAGCCGGCGTTCTCGCGCCGCATCCAGGCGCTCGAGGCGTGGGCGGGAATCGACCTCGTCGACCGCTCCGCCTACCCCACGCGGCTCACCGCCGCCGGCGAGACGCTGCATGCGCAGGCGCTCGAGGTGCTCGAGGCGCTGCAGGCCACGCGCAACATGATGCGCAGCCACCAGGCGGCCGACCAGGACATGATCGAGTTCGCCGTGCCGCACACGCTGGCGTTCACGTTCTTCCCGCACTGGCTGATGGACTTGCGGCAGAACTTCGGCGGCGTCAAGACGCGCCTGACGGCGCTGAACGTGCACGACGCGGCGCTGCGCCTCACCGAGGGCGGCTGCGACCTGTTGATCGCCTACCACCACCCGAGCCAGCCGCTGCGCCTGAGCGACGACCGCTACGAGATGCTGGCGCTGTCGAGCGAGACGCTCGCGCCCTACGCCAAGGCGGGCGCCGACGGGCGGCCGATGTTCACGCTGCCGGGTTCGGCGGGCCAGCGCGTGCCCTTTCTCAGCTACGCCCCCGGGGCCTACATGGCAGGGCTGGTGGACGCCATCCGCAAGCAGGCCGGCGAGCCGCTGGCGCTGGAACCCATCTACGAAACAGACATGGCCGAGGGCCTGAAGGCGATGGCGCTCGAGGGCCACGGCCTGGCCTTCCTGCCGCACAGCTCGGTGCGCAAGGAGCTCAAGGCGCGGCGGCTCGTGGCGGCCTCGGCCGACCCGCTGCTGTCGCTGACGATGGAGGTGCGCATCTACCGCGAGCGCCCCGAGGCGGCGCGCCACCGCAAGCCGGCTGTGCAGGCCCTGTGGGATTACCTCGAAACTCAGGGACAACCCTGA
- a CDS encoding amino acid ABC transporter substrate-binding protein — protein sequence MTKTLITAAALALLAAGAAQADTLAKIKQSGAASMGVRESSGALSYTLGDGKFAGFHVEVCSRVLADVQKQLGLAKVDVKYVPVTSQNRIPLVQNGTVDIECGSTTNNATRQKDVAFAVTTYVEEVRIAVKANSGITSIAQLAGKNVATTTGTTSVQHLRKHERGANVNFNEVFGKDHADSFLLLETGRADAFVMDGQILAGNIAKAKNPADFRIVGEVLSVEPIAIMIRKDDAPFKKAVDDSIKAMMKSGEIGKLYDKWFTQPIPPTNTRVGLPVSEATKSAWANPNDKPLEDYLKK from the coding sequence ATGACGAAGACCCTCATCACCGCTGCCGCGCTCGCGCTGCTGGCCGCCGGTGCCGCCCAGGCCGACACGCTGGCCAAGATCAAGCAATCCGGCGCGGCGTCCATGGGCGTGCGCGAGTCCTCGGGCGCGCTGTCCTACACGCTGGGCGACGGCAAGTTCGCCGGCTTCCACGTCGAGGTCTGCTCGCGCGTGCTGGCCGATGTGCAGAAGCAGCTCGGCCTGGCCAAGGTCGACGTCAAGTACGTGCCGGTCACGTCGCAGAACCGCATCCCGCTGGTGCAGAACGGCACCGTCGACATCGAGTGCGGCAGCACCACCAACAACGCCACCCGCCAGAAGGACGTGGCATTCGCCGTCACCACGTACGTCGAGGAAGTGCGCATCGCCGTGAAGGCCAACTCGGGCATCACCAGCATCGCGCAGCTGGCTGGCAAGAACGTCGCCACCACCACCGGCACCACCTCGGTGCAGCACCTGCGCAAGCACGAGCGTGGTGCCAACGTGAACTTCAACGAGGTCTTCGGCAAGGACCACGCCGATAGCTTCCTGCTGCTGGAAACCGGCCGTGCCGACGCCTTCGTGATGGACGGCCAGATCCTCGCCGGCAACATCGCCAAGGCCAAGAACCCGGCCGACTTCCGCATCGTCGGCGAGGTGCTGTCGGTCGAGCCGATCGCCATCATGATCCGCAAGGACGACGCGCCCTTCAAGAAGGCCGTCGACGACAGCATCAAGGCCATGATGAAGAGCGGCGAGATCGGCAAGCTCTACGACAAGTGGTTCACCCAGCCCATCCCGCCGACCAACACCCGCGTCGGCCTGCCGGTGAGCGAGGCCACGAAGTCGGCCTGGGCCAACCCGAACGACAAGCCGCTCGAGGACTACCTCAAGAAGTGA